From the genome of Gammaproteobacteria bacterium:
CGTGGCAGCAAAACACCCCAACAGCTTACGTATTATCGCCGGTCAATGGCGGGGGCGTAAGCTGCACTTCCCCTCTATTGAGGGACTGCGCCCTACGCCGGACCGGGTCCGCGAAACCCTGTACAATTGGCTGCAAAACCATATTGCCAACCTTCGAGTGCTGGATTGTTTTGCCGGCAGTGGTGCCCTGGGGCTGGAAGCACTGTCCCGCGGCGCAGCCCATTGTACCTTTGCAGAACAAAACCGCGACGCAACCCGTGCCATTGAACAACATTTACATCTACTGCAATGCGACCGGGGCCGCGTACTCAGTACGGATGTACTTAATTTATTAAAACAACCCGCCCCGCAAGCTTTTGACCTGGTATTGCTGGACCCACCCTTTCGAAAAAACCTGATCGAACCTTGCCTGCAACGGTTACAGCAAAACCATTGGCTGCAACCCCAGGCCTGGATTTACCTGGAATGTGAAAAAGAATTAACACCCTTGCCACTCCCTTCCCACTGGGAACTGTACCGCAGCAAGCAAGCGGGACAAGTCAGCTATCATTTGATTCGAACCCACCCACCTTTGAAAAAGCCCACCTAATTCGCTTTAATGGTTTGTGTTATGCTTTTAACTAAACAAGATCAGGACTCTCACCATGAACCGCATTGCTGTCTACCCAGGCACCTTTGATCCCATTACCAATGGCCATATGGATCTGATCCGGCGCTGCTGTGGAATATTTGATCAAGTTATTGTCGCCGTGGCAGAATCGGCGGCGAAAAACCCTCTGTTCCCCTTGCGACAAAGGATCAAGATGGTACAGCAGGTCATAGACAACACCCAGGTCACCGTAAAACCCTTAACCGGACTACTGGTAAATTTCGCCAGAGAAAACCAGGCTCAAGTCATTATCAGAGGCCTGCGAGCGGTGTCGGATTTTGATTATGAATTCCAATTGGCGGGCATGAACCGCAAATTGGCACCGGAAGTGGAAACCCTGTTTTTGACGCCGGATGAAAAATACTCCTATATTTCCTCCAGTCTGGTACGGGAAATCGCTCGATTGGGTGGGGATATCTCAGGTTTTGTCCACGAAAGTGTCGCTACTGAAGTTCTGGCGCGCTTGGACTAAGCTTTTCGAGGGACTTGGCAGGCACTGAGCCTTATTTTGTTGTACAATCGCCTGCCAAACCTGGGCTGCTGTGGCGTCAGAAACCGTCTTTAGTCGTCCAAAGGAAGAATCGTTAATTTCACCGAAGAGAACCTGTAATGGCTTTAATGATTACTGATGAATGTATTAACTGTGATGTTTGCGAACCGGAATGCCCTAATAACGCCATCACTCAAGGCGAAGAGATTTATGAAATCAACCCGGATTTGTGCACCGAGTGCGTAGGTCACTATGAGACGTCTCAGTGCGTGGATGTGTGCCCGGTTGATTGTATCCCGGTAGATCCCGAACACGTGGAAACCAAAGAACAATTGCAGGAAAAATACAAAGGTCTGATGGCCAAATCCGCTTAGTCCGGAGTTACAACATGAATAAAAAGGCCTCACTTGAGGCCTTTTTTGTAAGGTAAGAAGTTTGATGGATTCAATTCAACTAACAGGAAGCTCTATGTTGACAAACATTTCCCGTTTTTGGCTCAAAGCCACTCCTTTGCTGTTAGCCTTAATCTGGACATCCGCCTGCGCGCAAACCGCCAAACAAGCGGGAATCGCCACAGCCCACCCCATAGCCACCGAAGCCGGCCATGAAATTCTGCAAGCCGGTGGTAATGCCTTTGATGCTGCCGTTGCCATTACCGCCACACTGGCCGTGGTGGAACCCATGAGTTCGGGTTTAGGCGGTGGGGGTTTCTGGTTATTGCACCGACAACAAGACGCAATGCAAGTGTTCGTGGACGGTCGTGAAACCGCTCCGGGCAAGGCCCATCGTGACATGTATTTGGACAAAGACGGCAATGTGATCCCCAACCTTTCCATGGACGGCCCTCTATCCGCCGGCATACCCGGACTTCCCGCAGCCATGGCCCACATCGCCCAAAAATACGGCAAACTGCCCTTATCTCAGTCACTGCAACCGGCGATTCGGGCTGCCAAGAACGGTTTTCCCGTGCGAACTTACTACACTCGCGTAGCCCAGTTCCGTTTAAAAGCTCTGCAGGATTCGCCCGCAGCCGCCAAGATTTTTCTAAACAACAACGAAGTTCCCCCTGAAGGCCATATTATTAAACAAACGGACTTGGCAAATACGCTGCAAGCACTGGCAGATCAGGGCGCGGCCGGCTTTTACCAAGGCGCGGTAGCACAAAAGCTGGTGCAAGGCGTACAACAGGCCAAAGGCATATGGACCCTGGAAGATTTGGCTA
Proteins encoded in this window:
- a CDS encoding YfhL family 4Fe-4S dicluster ferredoxin, whose translation is MALMITDECINCDVCEPECPNNAITQGEEIYEINPDLCTECVGHYETSQCVDVCPVDCIPVDPEHVETKEQLQEKYKGLMAKSA
- the coaD gene encoding pantetheine-phosphate adenylyltransferase, giving the protein MNRIAVYPGTFDPITNGHMDLIRRCCGIFDQVIVAVAESAAKNPLFPLRQRIKMVQQVIDNTQVTVKPLTGLLVNFARENQAQVIIRGLRAVSDFDYEFQLAGMNRKLAPEVETLFLTPDEKYSYISSSLVREIARLGGDISGFVHESVATEVLARLD
- the rsmD gene encoding 16S rRNA (guanine(966)-N(2))-methyltransferase RsmD, which gives rise to MAAKHPNSLRIIAGQWRGRKLHFPSIEGLRPTPDRVRETLYNWLQNHIANLRVLDCFAGSGALGLEALSRGAAHCTFAEQNRDATRAIEQHLHLLQCDRGRVLSTDVLNLLKQPAPQAFDLVLLDPPFRKNLIEPCLQRLQQNHWLQPQAWIYLECEKELTPLPLPSHWELYRSKQAGQVSYHLIRTHPPLKKPT